From the Conger conger chromosome 13, fConCon1.1, whole genome shotgun sequence genome, the window AGCGAGCatgaaatgaatacattatCGGTATACAGGCTGCTCAGGAATGCATTACATGTCATTCTCATGTAttattcagtgttcagtgtcacTTCTGAATACAGCGCTTTCCTTAATAAACAGCAGAACTGCAGGGTGAAATGCAAGAGATCTTTGCCAATGCTCAGGATGAGCTCAAAGTTGCCACTTCCCACTGACAAAGACAGCAGACAGTCCCTGGAGAAGTTGTACATCATAATCCGTCCAGTATCGGCCAGtcgcgtggtggttaaggtacatgactgggtcctgcaaggtctgtggttcgatccccggtataACCACAAtacaatccgcacagccgttgggcccttgagcaaggcccttaaccatgcattgttccaggggtggattgtctcctgcttagtctaaccaactgtacgtcgctctggataagagcgtctgccaaattccatgaatgtaatgtaacccaaTGCCATTGTGTAAAACCCAACCTAACCAATCCAATGCTGTTATGTAAAGCTCAACACAACAACTCCAGTTCATTAATAGGAACCAACTGACATCCATGAGTGTATGCATTGTGTATAACACAAGCAGCTCACCACATGATTTACATCATCACCAGAAGGACAGTAGTTTTCATGGTTCAAAAGACACAACTCCATAAACAAAGTTACCCCGCAACAGtgctttggattttatttggctcatgagtaactttGGTTATTGGGACACATCGTTTCCGATACTTTTGAATATTTGTATAAATCAAGTCCAATCAACCATGGACCAATGTGGATGGTCAtagaaaagcacaacacaataaattcactgaatgtattgttcatTGGGTTCTTATGCCAAATTcactgcattttttttacaataaaatatgaattaatgtgtGAAAATCTGTTAatttcttagcttttgttttatctttcaacttgACATTAGTATTTTAAAAATTTACAGTATAGGCCTATTTCTGTTTATCGCAGGTAATTATTCTGATTACAGACGTAACTCCTCCTGTGTTGATAAAACTGAACGAACCAAACTTGCCAATCAAATGTCCACATACCTATTCGGTTGCTTCCTCCACTATTACAGCAAACACAGTCTTCGTGTTATTTTCAAGTGAGTGGTTAAAATATAACTGAGATGAGAGAGACATGGGCCCTCCTAAACCACAGGTCCCCTAAACCACGGCCCCCCCTAAACCACAGGTCCTAGTACCACTGCCCCTGCTGCACCGCCTATATCACCGCCACTGTGAATAACGAAGAGGACtccattacacattacattacattattggcatttggcagacgctcttatccagagcgatgtacagttgattagactaagcaggagacaatcctcccctgaagcaatgcagggttaagggccttgctcaagggcccaacggctgtgcggattttattgtggctacaccgggattagaaccaccgaccttgcgtgtcccagtcatttaccttaaccattacaccactccAGTGCCACAAGGCTGGAATATGGATGACAGGGAATTGTCAGATTGGGATAAGCTGGAATTGGCACAGGATGACAGCTTTGATCAGGGTTCCATGAGGAGGATGAAATagcaaataattttaaaaagtttgttAGTTCTTGGAGATTAGTCATACCCGCCTGACCTTCAAAAGTCTGGAGCAGTCTGGAGCCCTGCTTGATAGTATATCAGTCAGGATTGTTatctgtcatgtcatgtcatgtggctgacgcttttatccaaaaagaacatacagttgattagactaaccagaAGACAATGCagtagcaatgcagggtgaagggccttgctcaagggcccaacggctatgcagatcttattgtggctacaccaaggattgaaccaccgaccttgtgggtcgcggtcatgtacctcaaccaatATGCTATAGGCCGCCCTGCTTTGCCAGTGCCAAAGTAGTGGGAAGACACACATTGTGAACTCACAGTATGGCCTCCCAGTGCTCCTGATGGACCTGCTGTAAAGGGCTGTGAGCTACTGCACGATTAACCTTTCAGTGCCAAAGCAGCAGGAAGAGGCTACATGGATTGGCTGTTGTCTACAGTGGCCCCTTTATCTTAGTGTTAATCCATTTGAAAGACTGAAGCAAGTCAAAGGCTTCAATGAATTTAGACAGACTAGACAGCATGGATTGCGCTGTTTTATGTAGTGTATTAGCTATttcttgtaatgtttctgtatttgtcctgtatgtattcatgtttattcttgttaattattcatttttcatagatcattggttagtgttttccatttcagttctcatttgtcttcccctgttatgtctgcgtctgaatgtttaccaactgagtcactcccctgtctgtgtgtcccactattcgggtgtttacggtattttcgggttttcaagaAATTCCTTCCCAACTCacaattcttacttcctgctttttcttggtagttgtaatgttgtaaagcacgattcttactaactactactaatctaggttttgtacagtactaatccgattaatacacttactgtctgtctaactaacaaactaacaatcacttttattgggtagtttagaaatattcacgaaactaacTCACTTACGCAATCTCtcagtatttctgcactgttctgtaactccgcctccctatgctatccctgattactcgtttagtttcagcgaagtgttcgcacctgtctctaactatcactacgtcttcaagctatgcaaatgtctactccctaaaccggagccgtatgttttacatgttggttacgtgcatccagtccacgttttcgtctcccctctATGATGATGTTACTACcccattatgtttccccacctgttgtctatttgtttagcccaccttttccccaGCCCGGCCTAGATTgttaccttccctcatgtatttaaacctcagtctctgcattgttccttGTCAGAACATTGATTAGTCTTAGTGCCGAATACTTCGTAAGCCTAattcttgagattcttgatagacacccctttgccttttgatttccgagcctgcattgtccttttgttttgtttgcctttctgcttttttgacattctgctttgttttctgatttcgatttttgcctttgcccttctgtactttagcctttagattttctggatttttgaccccctcTCCtgttttcgactattcttttgccttttcatttttgtcattgtattggatctcctggctacgattTGGGACTAATAAACaacgattttggattatcctgtggtctgcgttttGGGTTCTCAGAGCCATACATAACATTTCTGTGGTTATCGGTCTACCTTCCCAGGGGCTACAGATGTAAATTAGCTGCTAGCTAACTCTGGTGCAATTACCTTTTTACTTGTCCGCTGTCcctgcaaaaataaacaataaaataaaaatacatttgtgtatGGGGCATGATGAGTGACCATTgatgaaaatgaagaagaaGTAGTATTCATATGTGGGCATTTCACTGTGGATGAGTTCAGGATCCCCCACTGGGCAGCCTCCAGTCCTGTGAACACGGCTGTGAACATTGCGTTCCTGTTTGGCTTTCAGTCTCGTATCAAATATTCAGCGGTGAAGGAGATGAAATCAAAGCTGATGATCTGGCCCTTGTCCAAGCACTTGCACACTATAAAGAGTGTCAGCAAAACAAATTCAGACTTTTATAGAACAAGCGGACTGGACCATTCCTCCCACATCCAGCCTGAGGAGGAGCCTGTGTTCTCTCCAGATAGGACTGCCACACAATAATGGCTTTCAAATCCGCTGTACAGAGAGGGAAACCCCTCAATCCTCAGCCAAACCGAGACTCTAATCTGGGAATgctgcattctctctctctctctctctctctctctctcacactcacactaatgCCACATTTCCACACAGGCATAATCTTTCAAGGACATTGAAAGATTCAGGTAGAATCAGGTCATCTGCTTGTAATGAGGTTTGTGAAATACTGCTACATTTTACAAATCTCTTCATtctaaaaagagaaaagaagctTATTCCTATTCGAGACTTACAAATGCTGATTTtgtaacatgaaataaatgattcCACAGCATGAATGACTGCTGAGAATATGCCTTTGGTTCTGTAATGTAAGACACATCACAAAAACAGAGAGAATCAGTGTGCCTCCCAAACATGCTTTCACGCCCATATGGCAGTCCCTCTCcttgaatttatatagcacctttatccaaagtgctgtacaattgatgcttctcattcacccatctaCACACCAACCAGCccatcaggagcaaatgggggttgggcgattgctcagggacactttgacacacccagggcaaaGTCACCCCCACAACTGTTACCATTAAAAATTTCAGATGATCATCACCTGTATCCTCAGAGATCTGCCAGAGACATATGCTTTGTACTTGCCCAGCAAAAAAACACCCAAACTAATTAACACATCAAGACCCCTGGGAGTTTTAAGAGAGATGAAAACAATAATTCCCTCTTAAGCAAGGTTTTTCATGAGTACTGGGTCTTTCTTACAAGATATTGGAGAATGTAACTGCGTTACAATAACCAGGTGTATGCTCGTGGCTGTGACAGATTGGGGGCTCGTCCAGGATAGAAAGAGTAATCACTCAAAGTACAACAGTAATATCTTGTGGGCTTTGTGAACCGCAGATTTGTTCTGCAGTATTGCTTGTTGCTGTATTGGGGGCTATGTGGTGccaggtttgtgttttgtatcaCACTTACTTGCTAGTACTTACTTGTCTAGTGTGTAGTATTAGTTTTCCGGTTTGTAAGTGTTACTTTGTTGCTTGGTGTTGCGTTATCTCCCACCTGCTGCACGAGCTTGGTGTGTCATGTTTTGTTGGCACATTCCACATATCTGCACCAGTTGAGTGTTgtcattttattctgttgccaAGGGCATTTAGAGACAACTCTTGCAACTTTTGAATCTTTTGAATTCTGCCAGCCTGCCTTTCTGGATATCCCATGGAGTTTGATTTAGAACTTTTCCTTGATGACCCAACAATTGAACCGCTGGATAGGTGTAGGGAAGCTGACCTGCTATTGATCACTGATTGCTTTAAGATCGATGTGGTCTGCTCTGAGACAAAACCGGTCATAAAAGCTCAGGTAACAGAGGGGTTTCTCAATCTGCATATATTGTCAACAAGCAACTGCTGGAATTGAGGGAAATATCCTGAGCTAGGAATATCCTGGGACATGATAAATTCTTTGCAGATACCATATCCAGATTAACAACAAATGAATTGTTGCTAGTTCATGTGTAATTTCTTTATTGTCTTAAGGGTGGGTTTGATATATGGCAGTGTTTTTAGGCTTTTGTATTGACTTTGTGTGCTGCCATCTTTGTTGTTTCCATCTCCCCAACTGGTGATGATGTCATGGTCCCATCTGGACAACACATTCTAGATGCACAACGCTGCATGATGACCCTTCTCTGGAGAAGCATGTTGCTAAGGACGCCATGCCAACCATTTGAGCGGTCTGTTTTGAGGACATGGGGACCGTCATCTTGCTTTTAAAAACATGATATAAATATTGAAGTGCATGTTTTTATGTCAATCCAGTCCAGTCTTTGTCCAGTCAAGTCTACCACCGACATCTGACCAGAGATGACAGAACACCTGTCTGCTGGTCTGCAATGCTGCTTAATGCTGAGAGAAGCACGGCAGCCGACAAAGACcaacaacacacaaccacaaaaacaCTGGGATAATAACAGCCTCTGACTGGTGTTTTCTTATTTCCCAGCTTCTAACAGCTTCATTGacattcattggcacaactctagtCCCCATGTTGACGAAGGCAACCAAAAAAAATTTGGTTTGATTTGATACTCAAAGCTCTCGTATACCTGCACAAAGTAAGTgaatgaacacacctgactaatcagaaacacaaatattttggtgaaatgggggactgtatataattccgacacagatcacctgatatgaaagtaaatacaaattaaagctgacttTGTATTTACACTTGAACCTCATATTCAGTATTTAATTTGTAATCAAACGTGCCGGGGAactgagccaaaacaaaataaattgtgtcactgttcaaataaataCGGGCTACACTGTAATTAATGACAGTTTTAATTAATCAAGTTCCAATTAATCAATCAGTGCAGGTCGAGAACGAACGACTTCATAGAGACCTGTAAAATGGCACAAAGCAAGATCAGGCCAATGCAAGCTGGGAGAAGAGCGCTGGACTTACGGTCGAGGCCGTTGATGTACTGCATGGTGATCTCACAGTGCCCCCACACCGCGCTGACGATGGGGTACAGCCTCCTGCCCTTCAGGCCCCGGAAGGCCACGCCCAGGTACTGCCCGTCCACCATGAAGCTGAGCGTGCCCTCGTCCATGTCCAGCACCACCACCAGGACCTCGGGCAGCAGGAAGGCCTCGTCCGGCCCCAGGAAGGCGGGGTAGGTGGGCACGGCCGGCTGGCTCTTGCTGTTGTGGTAGAGCGTGTTGCGGCCCAGGTCCCAGCCCCAGGACTCTGCGTCGCTGCCCACCAGGGCGGTGTAGCCCACGGCGTGCAGGGGCGCCTGGGCGGTGGCCACGCCCACCACCGCGTGCGTGCCGCGCTGCCCCAGCGGCCAGAGGATGCGCCAGGCGTGCAGGCCCCGCGTGTGGCCCCGCCGGCCCCGCACGCCGTCCGTGCTCTGCGCCACCGGGTGGCGGTGGAAGGTCAGCTCGTCGTCGTCTTTGACGAAGACGTTGAGCGAGCGGTCCTGGCCGTTCCAGGCGTGGTGGAGCTGCTGTTCCCGCGTGGCCGGCGGCATGTCCAGCAGCAGGTCCAGCCGTGGCGGTTTGGAGAAGTCCGGGCCCCCCAGCTCCTGCCTCGCCGGCCCAAACACCACCTCACCTCGCACGTCCACGGACTTCAGGCCCCCGGAGACCCTCTGCCCCATCGCTGCTCCCCCTGAGACCCTCTGCCCCATCGCTGCTCCCGGGGCGCTGCTCCCCGGGGGCGCTGCTCCACGGGTGCGCTTGTGAATCCGGCCCCCGCCGTCACCTCATGAAAGCAGGTTTTGCAGCTGAGCGCAGAAGGTCACATGGAGTTCCTGCCCCACACCATCGCTGCTGTTTTCTTCACACGATCCACACGCCTGAGGGCAAAAGAAAAGACGTTTATTTCCTTACTGTGTAACCCAAACACAGCGTAAGTCAAAATAAGAGCAGCGCGTTTAAGCCGCGGACAGCTCTCACAGTGGCCACTGCACTTCAGCAggcagtgtgttagtgtgatcGCTGTGGTGGGTCTGTCTCACAGTGGCACAATGGAGTGGGATTCTGGGGCAGCTCAGCCTGTCTTATGAATCATTAGGATGCAGACATTCCTTCTCAatccccacccccagccccacccccacccccaaacacacatgcaccacacacgaacacacacacccacacacttataaacaaacagacatgcacacacacacacacacttataaacaaacagacatgcacacacacacacacacccacacacttatgaacaaacacacatgcacacacacacacacttataaacaaacagacatgcacacacatacacacccacacacttatgaacaaacacacatgcacacacacacacacacacacacacacacacacacaaacacacttataaacagacacacacacacacactcacacacttataaacaaaaacacacacacacgcacacacacacacacacacacacacttcggcacaaacacacacacttgagcATGAAGGGCAACACCAGCTCTTCAGTTTCTGCTGCCTCCTCACGGTGAGGAAACAAAATTCACTTCATATGAGATTGTTTTGGGAGAACAAAACTACAGAGTCAGCTTCAGAGTCGActtaaaatatgtacatgatgTATGTTGGTAAATTTACGAGTCTGCTTggaacacaagacagctgtgcCTGTTCCAGTCCGCACTTCTTCTTCCAGGAATTAAAAAGCTCTCTTCCCTGTTGTCAGGAAAATGCTTCCCTGCCAGTAAGCTGAGGAATGATTACACATTGCCAGCTTCTGGTGGGCTCATACTGGTGATGAGGGCATGATGAGGTCAGAGACTGGAAAGCCATGACAGGAAAAGAGACCAGCAGCTGAGAACAAAAGTCTCGCAAATTATTCCTTGAAAATATTGGATATtcttgtatatactgtatgtgtttgattGTATTGTAAACCTAACACGTTCTAATGTTGAAGCTTGATCTGAAAtcataagaaaaacaaaactgtgctCAAAGCTGCACAGATTCTTATTCAGTTTAACTTATATACAGCTGTGAATATTCAGCCTTTccatttaaccctcctattatgtttggggtcaatttgaccccattcagtgtttgaaatCTCTTAAAACCAGTTAACCCATTCTTATATtaatactgtatgatttttctaatttcctAATTTGGGGGGATTAAATagaaaacaaatgcaataaacatTCTATGCGAAGTCCCGTACTAacttgcaggtttttttttaaccttctgTAACTGTATCAAATGTAAAagaatatacaaccattttttccccctcagatTCTGGTGGCATTTTCCCATACAGGGGCCAAACTTTTGCTTACTGTTCTAAAGTGAGATATTTCCTACAGATGTTTcacatttatggataaaaggctagtcatctGGAAGACAATaagaaagtgaaaatgtttctcttacaatatttttgtgtttatttcaactgctgggctcaatttgaccccaaatgtaaaaaatcttaAGATAATAGGAAGGTTAACGCAGCCTGGGTGAGCATCCCGGAGCCTGGTGCGGCCAGCTGGCACACCTGATATGTCCGGAAGACACCAAACTTCATCTGCTGCAGTGGAGATAGGGTATCTGGGAGACAGGGAGAACATTAACATCTGTGGGTATCACCTTTTACCCATCAACCAGGGCTGGCTCACTGGCCAAGATAAGCACCAGTGTGAATTCCCAACAGCCACGGATAAGGACCAGTGCACTAGTATTCCCAACAGCCACGGATAAGGACCAGTGCACCAGTGTATATTCCCAACAGCCACAGATAAGGACCAGCATAGGGACAGATTTTGACACTTTGTAtcgtctcccaaatgactagccttttatccattaatatgaaaaatctgtgagaaacatctcattgtAGATCATGAAGTAGAGGAAGTTAAAAAAATtggtatgggaaagtgccaccagaatcgtccacaaagaaatcagagaggaacaaaaaaagtgacattttataTGGTTACAGAGGGTCTACATAAGttcatacaacacatgcaaattTGGTACAGGACATCTGAAAActaagcattatgtttattgcttatttattattcaatcccaccaaaatagaacatttaaaaatcatacagtatcaagatcaaaaaaagattttttaaagatGTCAAACACATAATTGgatcaaattgaccccaaacataataggagggttagaAGGTGGTAAGCCAAGGTGTTGAATGTTGAATGTATTCACATCTGCAGCGgcgttaaaaaaacaacaaaagaaacacTTCATTATGGCTAAACATTTAGATTAGGTCTATTTCTGTTTTACATGaagaaacagtttttttattaatacaCTAAAAGTATTAATAACTCACGTCTTTCCCACCGACCCCGCCTTCAAAAATCCAGGAGTTAGCAATAAAGTTCCAAGGGGTCTAAAAGGAATGTTGCCTtctttatattttacagtaaaaagGAATGCAGTTGACATGAAAAATATCTTTATGGAAAcctaaatagttggcatttttatccaaagggctgtacaattgatgcttcttcatacacacacacaccgacagtgacttgctgccatgcaaggtaccaaccagctcgtcaggagcatggGGGGGCTAGGTATCCCGCTCAGGaacacttccacacacccaggggaggatcaaactggcaaccctccgcctgccagacgactgctctaactgcctgagccaatgtccccCTAAATCACAGGTATGGCTATGAttctaaaaatgaaattaactgCACATTAGATTTACATTTATGAAGTGACTTGAATATAAAAACCAATTCAAAAATAACAGCGATAGATCAAATGCTTATTTTTTGCTCCATTCCACATGACGTGTGAAAGTCCTACATCCAAGGGATCTATCAACATCAGTGACTCACCACAAATGTTCATCTCCATCACTCTCTTACACTGTTCACCTCCACCACTCTCCTACACTGTTCATCTCCATCACTCTCTTACACTGTTCATCTCCACCAATCTCTTACACTGTTCACCTCCACCACTCTCCTACACTGTTCATCTCCACCACTCTCCTACACTGTTCATCTCCATCACTCTCTTACACTGTTCATCTCCATCACTCTCTTACACTGTTCATCTCCACCACTCTCCTACACTGTTCATCTCCATCACTCTCTTACACTGTTCACCTCCACCACTCTCCTACACTGTTCATCTCCACCACTCTCCTACACTGTTCATCTCCATCACTCTCTTACACTGTTCATCTCCATCACTCTCTTACACTGTTCATCTCCACCACTCTCCTACACTGTTCATCTCCACCACTCTCCTACACTGTTCATCTCCATCACTCTCTTACACTGTTCATCTCCATCACTCTCTTACACTGTTCATCTCCATCACTCTCTTACACTGTTCATCTCCATCACTCTCTTACACTGTTCATCTCCATCACTCTCTTACACTGTTCATCTCCACCACTCTCCTACACTGTTCATCTCCATCACTCTCTTACCCTTCATTTCCACCACTCTCCTACACTGTTCATCCCCACCACTCTCAGAGACTAAAGCTGTCCATAAATGTGATGGGGGGTAGGGCAGCAGGGGTGTATTTTGTTCTTTAATgaatcccccccccaaaaccccctCCAAATCGCCTTCTTAATGGCCTCAATAGGGGGTAATTGTACAGTATGATGACAATATAAGAGAGCCTGGGCAATTACTCCCCCACAGAATCTGATAACAAACAAGACAACAATAACTAGACTAGGAATTGAATCCCAGTGAGGCCAATTCTTAGGTCCAGGCACCCACCTAGTCTGGAGTCGCTTACTCTCTGGAGGTGTGAAGCTAGACGAATAATACCACCACTGCTTTCTGCCtcctttggtgtgtgtgtgtgtgtgtgtgtgtgtgtttgtgtgtgtgtgtgtgtgtgagtgtgtgagtgtgtgagtgtgtgtgtgtgtatgtgtgtttgtgtgcccctTCACAAaaccgtgtttgtgtgtaaatgaggGATTGAGAATGAGAGTCTGTCTGAGTGAATGAGTATGTGACGTGTGTGAGTTTAAGGATAGGAGCAGTTACATATCCCTTTACTATTGTACAATTGGAACAAGTGGAACCAGCATGAGCTGGGACCAAACACAGCATGATGGCTTTTCCATGCCATTACTGACAGAAGAAATAAAGGGAGTGTTAAAGGGATGCATTATTTTGGCCAGTACAACAGATAGGCATTTCTTACAGAAGAATAAGTCATACCACACAGCACAAATGGCAGAGCTGGAATTGCCCTTAATCTGTCTTCTTTCCTACCCTTCCTActtttatgcaaaaaaaaacaattgataTCTgcctatttctttattttgcagCTCAGCGTGGTATTGATAGAAGCACTGTAGTTCTGCAGACTGCCCATAAAAGCCATAACCAGGCCAGAATTGAAGCACTACTCTGTTAAAAAATACAATCTGCTCCCAAAGAAAATGAATcaatttttatatataatacaaGTGCGTTGGATTAAAAACGCACTTGGAGTGAAAATACTTTCAGGAATATTATTCATGTCCCTTGTGATGTATGTTCCAGAACAGGAGAATATATGATTATTGAGATAAAGACTAGAAACTCCGCCACACTGAGCATTCAAGAATACAGTTACTGTCTCTCTCAGAGGTGTGACAGTGTGAAGACATTACGTATTTTAATAAACTATTGTTATCATGTCCCTGCAGCACTGCTAACTGCTTCTTGGATATTTTTAGTGACCCTTTACTTGAACCATACACCATAAAGCTAACATCACCCCGTCATTACAGCATATGACAGATTGTGAAATATCTAATTACAACTGACAGATACAAACTTTTCCATTTGCACTACATTGTACACAACAGCAAAACATGAATTCCAGTTTTTTGCAACATG encodes:
- the LOC133108716 gene encoding SPRY domain-containing SOCS box protein 4-like, whose amino-acid sequence is MGQRVSGGLKSVDVRGEVVFGPARQELGGPDFSKPPRLDLLLDMPPATREQQLHHAWNGQDRSLNVFVKDDDELTFHRHPVAQSTDGVRGRRGHTRGLHAWRILWPLGQRGTHAVVGVATAQAPLHAVGYTALVGSDAESWGWDLGRNTLYHNSKSQPAVPTYPAFLGPDEAFLLPEVLVVVLDMDEGTLSFMVDGQYLGVAFRGLKGRRLYPIVSAVWGHCEITMQYINGLDPEPLPLTDLCRRAARLALGRDRLQEIESLPLPQSLKNYLQYQ